In the genome of Candidatus Margulisiibacteriota bacterium, the window CCGGACAATACATTCATTGGTCATTGGTCATTTGACATTTGTCATTAGTTCCAGCCTCACGGTTTCCCTGATCAGCCTCCGGGTGAAAGGGAACGGCTTTTTATATAAGATGGTCCGCAACCTGGTCGGCACCCTGGTGGAAGTCGGGCTAGGGCGGAGGAAGCCGGAAGAAATGAAGCGGATGTTAGCAGCCAAGGACCGTCGGACGGCCGGGAAAACTGCCACCGCCCAAGGCCTCTGCTTGCTACGCATCGATTATTGACTTCTTAGTGTTTCTTAGTGCCCTTAGTGCCCTTCGTGGTTATTTTTGATATAATTAAGATAGAAAGAGGTGTTTTCATGAAAGTATTAGCCATGGACAAATGCGCCGAGGAAGGGTTAAAGATCCTGCGTGATGCCGGGATCGAAGTTGACGCAAAAGCCGGTTTAAGCGAAGAAGAACTGATCAAGATCATTCCGCAATACGACGCGCTGATCGTCCGCTCCGAGACCAAGGCGACTCCCAAGATCATCGAAGCGGGGAAGAACCTGAAAATCATCGGCCGGGCCGGGGTGGGGGTCGACAATATCGACCTGCCGACCGCGACCAAGAACGGCGTGATCGTCGTCAATTCGCCGGAAGGAAATACCGTCGCTGCCGCTGAACACACCTGGGCGATGCTCCTCTCCATGACCCGCTCGATCCCGCAAGCCCACGGCAAGCTCAAGGCCGGGGTCTGGGACAAGAAATCGTTCAAAGGGGTTGAAGTGCTGAACAAGACCCTGGGGGTCGTCGGCCTCGGCAAGATCGGCCGGCGGGTCGCCTCTTACGCCCTCGGCATGGGGATGAGGGTGATCGGCTCCGATCCGTTCGTCAACGCCGATTACGCCAAGGGCCTGGGCGTGGAACTCAAAAGCTTTGACGACGTCATTAAGGAGTCGGACTTTATCACTTTCCATATCCCCAAATCAAAAGAGACCGCCGGGCTGATCAACGCGGCCACGATCGCCAAGATGAAAAAAGGGGTCCGGCTGGTCAACGTCGCCCGCGGCGGGATCATTAACGAACAGGACCTTTACGCAGCGCTGAAAAGCGGCCAGGTCAAGGCCGCCGCGCTCGACGTCTTTGAGAAAGAACCGACCGAAAGCAGCCCGTTGTTCGAGCTGGACAATATCATCGTGACGCCGCACTTGGGCGCCTCCACGGTCGAAGCCCAGGTCAACGTGGCGATCGACGTCGCCGAGCAGATCGTCGAAGTGCTTAAAGGCGGAGCCGCCCGCTCCGCCGTCAATATCCCGTCGATGAAACCGGAGCTGATCGCGCCGGTCCGGCCGTACATGGGGATCGCGGAAAAGCTCGGCGCCCTGGCCGCGCAGATCGTGAAAGGGGCGGTCACCAAGGTGGAAGTGGAATACGCCGGCGAAGTGGCGGAAAACAACGTGTCGCCGCTCACGACCGTCGTGCTGAAAGGCTTATTGACCCCGATGCTCGACGTTAAGGTCAATTTCGTCAATGCGCCGTTCGTGGCGAAAGAGCGGGGGATCGAGATCGTGGAAAGCAAGAGCCAGGATACCAAGGATTTTGCCAGTCTAATAACCCTGAAAGTGGTGACCGAAAAGGAGACCAGGACGATCGGCGGGACGGTCTTTACCGGCGTCGGGGACCGGCTGGTGATGATCGACGGCTTCCGGGTCGACGCGGTGCCGGAGGGCTACATGGTCATCTTACAGAACATCGACAAGCCGGGGATGATCGGCAAGGTCGGGACCTTTCTCGGTCAGCATAACATCAATATTGCCGCGATGGATGTCGGCCGGGTCAAAGTTGGCGAAAAGGCGGT includes:
- the serA gene encoding phosphoglycerate dehydrogenase, which produces MKVLAMDKCAEEGLKILRDAGIEVDAKAGLSEEELIKIIPQYDALIVRSETKATPKIIEAGKNLKIIGRAGVGVDNIDLPTATKNGVIVVNSPEGNTVAAAEHTWAMLLSMTRSIPQAHGKLKAGVWDKKSFKGVEVLNKTLGVVGLGKIGRRVASYALGMGMRVIGSDPFVNADYAKGLGVELKSFDDVIKESDFITFHIPKSKETAGLINAATIAKMKKGVRLVNVARGGIINEQDLYAALKSGQVKAAALDVFEKEPTESSPLFELDNIIVTPHLGASTVEAQVNVAIDVAEQIVEVLKGGAARSAVNIPSMKPELIAPVRPYMGIAEKLGALAAQIVKGAVTKVEVEYAGEVAENNVSPLTTVVLKGLLTPMLDVKVNFVNAPFVAKERGIEIVESKSQDTKDFASLITLKVVTEKETRTIGGTVFTGVGDRLVMIDGFRVDAVPEGYMVILQNIDKPGMIGKVGTFLGQHNINIAAMDVGRVKVGEKAVMVLNVDNSLSDKVLNEFTKLEGIFGATLVKI